The Phragmites australis chromosome 13, lpPhrAust1.1, whole genome shotgun sequence DNA window GCCAAGCGGAGGGATGCAAGGCCGATCTCTCCAGCGCCAAGCGCTACCACCGGCGGCACAAGGTGTGCGAGCACCACTCCAAGGCGCCGGTCGTCGTCACCGCCGGAGGCCTGCACCAGAGGTTCTGCCAGCAGTGCAGCAGGTTAGTGCATCGATCGACCGATACACCTTGTTCTCAATTTGTCGGGATCGAGTTACCTTGATGATTGGCCGGGTTAATTAATAGTTTGGATAGATCTTGTTGAGACGTATTTTGTCGGGGAATGATCTATTCCTGAAATCATGAGTTGCATTAAGTGATCTCAAAGTTTCATTCAGTTCACTAACTAGACTGAAACAAGGTATATAAACTGATTTCCAGGCTACGATCTATCAGAAGAACCTTTTGGGACAAGTAGTTAGATTCATTTGTTAGATTCTAATTGCTTAATTAGCCACTGATAAACAACCTAAATTGCTAAGCACCAAAAGAATAGGCATCGGAATGTGAACCTTAATTCGATGAAGCCATTAAGAGGTCTTGGCGGGTCTATGAAGAGCAACGACAGGGTACAATCCTTGAGCGTCGTTGTCGCCGATGTGGGCCGCCGTAGTCGTACCAGATCGTCGGGAGGTTGCCCTGCGACAGTCAGTGGCCTTTGGCCACCTAAGTGTTTCCTTTTGATCGGGATGTGTTAGGGAATAACAATAACAAACACGGACGAGAGCACTTCTACCAGGCCGCCGGCTCCCCTCTTTTTTATGTAGTAGCGCTGGTGGACGGAGCCAAAAACCAAAAGATAATTTCCGCCTCCGATCCTGGCGTATGAGTGGTGGGACTAAGCCCTATTTTATCTCTCGGTTTATTAGCGGACATCATATATAACTAACATCATGTTGTCATATATCACCTATAATTATATGGGAAATTACTTTTAGTTAGAACAGTCAAATAAAAACAGAGGGTAGATATTATTGCTTTGATCTTACATGATATCATCCTTGCCTTGTTTCTCCCATTTTTTCAGTCGCATCTTAAGTGAATCCATTGGCAGTTCAATCTACATTTTCGGTGTATTTCCATTTCATGAACGTCTGAAAGAACTCATACTTTCTGAGAGAAGTATTCACTGGCTTCTCATTTCCATGGATGTCCTTAGCAAAATACTTTTGTCTATGATAAATTCAACAGAGCCAACATCTAAAGACTTGGTAGGTGCAAGGAGAAATTGCACAATTCTTTCCCCAGATAATACCTAGTATGAGAGGGAAAAGCATGCACCATTTCCTCAATTCACAGTGTGCATGCTAAATGGACAAAAACTGTGTGTAACATATATAGAATGCATAGTACTCAGTTCAAAAAGTCCTAAAATTAAAGATTTGTATGCATTTATCTTTTTTCCAGCAAATATTCCccattttttaaattaaatttctTCTGTTCATATTCTAATCAGTCTCACTTGATATTAATCTAAACAATGCATTACACGTTGGGAACCATTTGCAGACATCTTGTCGTTGATCGCTTCGTTTCTCGTCCTTTTTTCTTGTTCCTCGGCGCTACTCCTTCCCATTTATTTCCTTGACTTCTCCTTTGCATTTACGAGCAGTTACTTAGAAACAGTATGAGGTGTTTGTACATGTGTATTGGTCTCTCAGAAGTCAGAAACGAGGCTACTTTCTTCCTAAGTATCAAAACTTTGTACATcacacgtacgtacgtacccGCAGAAGATTGCAACTGCAAGCAACGCCTTCAACGCTCTCACTCTTTCTCCTTCATGTGGTTGCCAGTAGTAATCCATTGGCAAGCTTGTCGACCAATCCATTGGCCTGCCCTCACTATGATGAATGGCTCTGAGAATTGTACACCGATCTCTGCTGAAGCATGTGCACGTGTGAAGTGACCGGCAATGCATTTAAGGGTAAACAGGATCTCTCGCAGAATGACTACCATATTGAGACACTTCATATGAGCCAGATGCAAAAATCCAAGCTGTCTGTAGCGAAGAACAGTGTAGATATATATTTCTCATGTTCTGAATCATCAATAGCGACATATTGGTCCCTGGAATGTTCTTTTTCAGTTCTGGACTTTTTTATTAGAGAAAATGGATTTTATATATAATTCAGTTCGATCTGGACCGAAGTTCAATCACTAGTCATCAACTCATCATGCACTAATATATGTGTTACGTAGGGCATGCAAAACCAAGTTAGCTAATATGCTCTAAGAATGAATGAGCTCTCTATATACACATATCATGTAATCACTGGTTATACCTTGGTATTTCATGTGTATGCATGTCTTCATACGatccttttttcttctctttttctcgtCCAACTTTGTCATTCAGATTCCATCTGCTGGATGAGTTCGACGACGCCAAGAAGAGCTGCAGGAAGCGCCTTGCGGACCATAACCGCCGCCGGAGGAAGTCAAAGCCGTCCGATGGCGATGCCGCAGACAAGAAAAGGGCACAAGCGAACAAAGCAGCAGCTGCTAAAGACAGTACGTGAAACTCTATACAccggatttttctttttcttttttaagagGCTATGCACAAGATACTGGAattgtgcattgcatgcacGTACTTAACCTAGCTTGTTCATTTCCCTAATTAGTAACAACAACACCATTTCCTTCGTTTCAAATCTTAACAGAAGCAGGAAGTAGCAGCAAGAACATGGACATCGGAGACGGGCTGGGGACACAAATACTGGGAAGCTCACTCTTGTCCAAAGAACAAGATCAAGCCATGGATCTTGGAGAGGTGGTGAAAGAAGCAGTGGATCCCAAGGGGAAGGCATCGATGCAACAGCAAGCACATCATCACGGCATCCATCAACAGAACCACCTTGGCTTCCCTTTTCCTTCGTCGTCAGATGGCTCCTGCTTCCCCCAGAGCCAAGCAATCTCAAGTGATAACACATCAAATATAGCTCAAGTGCAAGAGCCAAGCTTGGCGTTCCACCAGCACCACCAACACAGCAACATCCTTCAGCTCGGGCAGGCGATGTTTGATCTTGACTTCGATCACTAGTCAAtgtttaattctctctctctctctctctctctctctctctctctctctctctctctctctctctctctctctctctctctctctctcatgtgtgtgtgcgcgcgcgcgtacGTCCGAACATTTCTCTTTAAATTATCTGTGGTAACTACCGTGTAATCTGGACATAATAATGATAGTTTATGCTTGCTGATCATCTATATTATAATCATTTTATTGCTCATTATACTAGTACTTCTTGCCGCACATGTGTACTTGCATTTGCTCATCATTGGAGAAGCAGGTAAGTTGGTGCATCAAAATAACTTATTTCTGTACGGTGAAGAGAAAGATATCCTGTTTGAACTTTAGAGGCCTGTCAACATATTTGTTGgatatataactattcatgagAGAAAGGTCACGAATTTCCATCTTACGAGTGAATAAGTTTATTTTTGTAAGAGTCTAGATATTCAGGAGATTGTGAATTAATAATATATGTGAACGCATGCAGTTGATGCGGTGCTGATATAAACATATTAAACGGCCATCTTTCTAGAGGTCCTCGTTTTTCCCCATAATAGGCATGTTATGTGGTACGGAACCATTTTTAAATTCTGGGGCATGCATGCGTGCGAAACTCAATTTAGTGCATCACACAGTGTATACTATAAACATGTTTTTGATCCGTTCCCGGAGAAACATAGTCAATGCTTACTAAATTCTTCGGAACAATTAAGTGAATTGTATATAAAGCAGCAGAAAAATTGATGGTGCAATATATGACTAGTAGAAAATTCTACTCAAATCCCAACCAAATTGATTTAAGCTTTCCAAAGTTTATCTTTCAAAGAGATCAGTGGAAGCTAGCTCATTGTACATACCGTATAGATGGCCCGGCCAGGTTCCGGTGGTGAAGTTCGAGGATCCATGCACAAGCAGGCAAGCAGCTAGTCCTGAAATTATTAATCCCGGGCAGCCTGGAGTGTGGGCAACATATTTTAGCATTATATATTGTACTCTTAATTACTAGTCAGTTTAGTTGATAGTTGAACTACTTTATCGTAGGATAAGAACAGTCTAGTCAAAAATCATCATCGCTTTGGATTTGGTTCGTACAAATTAGTgtgcgtgcgtgtgtgtgtgtgtaactAAGCATCATTCATGCACTCTTTGACGTCTATTTTTGTGATGATTCATCCTTGCAAACTGAAAATTATACGTTTAAACTTCTGTTAGGACTCATTGACCCGCATATATCTAAATCCAAATATGTCACAATGGGGTTATGTATACAtagatcaaataaaaaaatggagAAGTAAGGAGGTAAGGATGAACATATAATAATGCTTCTAAATTAGAAGGTTCATCATGTATGCCACCATTCAATTCACTGCTATTAATTGACAAGTAGTTTTGATACAGTTTTCTGGAAAAACCGGAGAGTCGTTGGATCCTAGAGTTTGGCCCATCAACCTAATCGTAGAATTATATCTAAGGAAGCTTAACAAGTTACGGTACCGGTTGTTGAAAGTTGACTTGTGCATGCAACTAGCCCCGGGTGACTTAATGCGCTGATCGATCAGCTCGATCGATCGCCGCCAGCTTGTTTGTTAAGTGAAACATCAAGGAACCCATCAATGATGGACAGCAATACTCCGCTGGATGTACAACGCTTACATTCTGGTAGAATTACACGGCAATCAACTAGTATATATTAAAGACTGTACGTGTACGTACGTGGTACGTGTTACAGTAAATACAGTTGCCTGCACAGGCGTACGGTGCTTGCAGGTAGCGAAACAGAAAGGCATTGCCGTTGGCTTCAACCGATCGAACTTACACACGAGAATTGTTCAGATGCTACGTTACTGGATCAGCAAGGCAGGTTTCTGGTGTCCGCTCCGCGTTTGATATAACCTTGGAAGCTATCTAACCCAAGGACATGTCGGTGGTACGTGTACGTATTTTGACAGTTGCAATGTCACTGTTCAGATGAACTGGAAGAGCCCCTCTGGTACATCGTTATTCTTGCATGTGCTAGCTTCTAAATATGATCCGAGGTTAAGAATGcacatagatatatatatacctgATCGAGTTAACAGGCCTCGCGGAGAACACGCATGCACTACTCGAGACTTAACGGTGAGCGGTGCTCGACGTCGGCGATCCATGGTCGATAAACACATGGAGAACAGAGTTGCATGCATAGTTTGCATGAGATGCAGGTTGGATCCATCCGATCATTTTCCTGGCCGCGACCGTTAGCGAGATGCAATTATACTCTGGACGTCAACCGTGCAATGGGGCATGGGCCGTGTGACCCAAGCGAATGGTTCCGGCCGACGGTGCTCCTCTGTCCTCTTTAGTCTGCTGCCCCGGCAGAAATTGGGCCGAGAAGGCATCCCGCTCATTTCGCAGCCCAGCTTTTCCAGGCCTCCACGCACCTGCAAGCTCGAGTAGTCTGAGCCTGCCAACGCACGGTTAAATTAGTTGGATCGggaagtttttattttttatttcgaaaataaaaattacaaaactagaaatatctgtttgaaaaaatttacaaaactaAGCTAGTTGTCGCTCTTTcacagattttaaaaaataaatatatctatctctacaacatacttttttaagtatttttatgactatttcaatagagttttgaattttgagaggaaTAGAgtgtagtgttttttttttattttataaccTGTTGTTTGTTGAAAGTggcatctttattttttaaaatctatcgCCGGAATGGAAAAAAACTCGTTGGATCGATCGTGCGGCTATCTAGAGTGGCCCAGGCGAGACGTTGGGCCTGCGGGAGATTTCGGCCGGCGCTCGATGATTTGTGGGAGGCACCACCGTGCACCGCGTCTCGGTGCAAGTTTGTATCCAACACGATGAAAAGAAGGCTCGGTCAGGACCAAAGGTGCCGGCGTTATCTAGCGAAGCAACGAAGGTTtcaccaagaaaaaaaatcataagaagGGGCTGAACAAGCATTTGATTCAAACGCGCCTAACCATGTGAACCGAAACATCCAcgagaagcacatctcaattTGTATCATCCATCCCACAGCTCGATCAAATAATGGCTAACAAAATCCCACGCCCAAACGTATGAATATATAACCACTCTAACAGCCTAATTAGCACGCCCGACACACACATGCTAGTTGACGGCGGTGCAGACGCGCCGTACCTCGCCGTCGCTGCCGCGCTTGAGCCCGATCCTGCCGAGCTTGGCCATGGCGGCGACGAAGGCCTCCTGGAAGGCGGTGTTGTTGGCGGCGAAGAGGTTGACGGTGGGGCGGGAGCGGCGGTCGGTGAAGAGGACCTGGTCGGAGGCCAGCAGGCCCTTGTTGTACCGGAGGTTGTCGAAGTAGGCGTTGTCGAAGACGCGCGGCGTGGTGGCGTCCAGCATCGCGAACGCCGTGGGTCTGTAGTTGATGGGGCACACCCGCCGCAGCGACCGCAAGAAGTCCAGGTTCATCGGAGGGTTCCACGGCAGCCGCTGCTTGAACGTGTAGATCCGACGGACGAACTTGTCGCAGTGGGTCACGCCGATCGTGTGCGCGCCTGCATGCAGTGCAtgattttattttacttttgcGACCAAATCAAACTCAACTTACAACTGAATTATTAACGCTTCTGTGGCAAATAATTAGTTCTCTTTCGTGGTGAAAAGCTCGCGTCTATTATCGAGCTGAAAAGTGCcagcttttctttctttctttcttttactAGTACTTTGTATGGACAGAACTGGGTGGTTCAGTAAAAAGTTACTAGCCGGTTGTTTCGATTTTGTCACATGGGACCGCTTCGTGTGTTCAAATCGGAATCCAAGGAGTAGTAAGTAGTATTTAACTGAGCGTAACTCTAGTGTTTATAGATAACAGCTAGCTTTTATTACTAAGAGAGAGAAATGGATGAGTGTGAAGATGAAACTGATAAGAAAAGAAATTTTACTTACTTGAAGTAAAATCTTAAAAAGCTAGctagaaaaaaacaaaagatatcTCTAAACATTACGAGTATAGAGAAATAATCACCTCTTAGATCTGACAGGTAAACCAAGAACATTCGGACAAACTATCCTCTGTTCCCACGTACTATAAATGACATTTTTTAATCTTCCCAATACAGAATCAAAgataaaataatcataaaaGCCTAAATAGGGCAACCCAAACGGTCAGAAAACAACATATTTAAACCCCTCCAAATGAACCTAGCCACCTTTTGAAAGCTGTATCAGTTGTTCTGTACAATCTGCGCCTTATGTCGGGTTTTCACTTCTAGATGTGCACTTAATTTCCTACAAAGTACTCTGCGCTTGCGTTTTTATACTGCTCCTAAACAGAAAAACCGAAGAAGTATTTAAATTTTTTCGAAAAGAACACAGGAATCCAATATAGAACAGTGAACCACTTTGTCTTCTGCTGCAAAGTGTGAACAGAGGATAAGTAACGTGAGCTACAGAAACCACGAGAAAGAATGAAAGATGCTTGTACTGCGATCAACCTACTCCATAAAGAAACACTAGCGAGACATTGTTAATTCCCATGGTTATCTTGCAACCTAGGTTGTCACCTCAAGATACATTCACCCAATAGACTCGACGCATCGTAGCATTGTACTGTACTAGTGCTCGTCCCTATGAAGAGGAGGGTTCTCGCAAGCATGGACACTCTGAGTACGTCGTATCAGCAGAGGTCGGTATTCTAGAGAAAACAATATGCAAGAAGAATGCAAACCTGAGAGTGCGATCATGTCCGTCTGCGTGAGCCCATTCTGCGCAAACAAGGAGTTGAGCTGGTTCAGATTGAAGCCAGGGCCGGGGAGGGCGTGCTTCACGATGGCTCTGTTGAATGACTTTCCGTCCAGCCGCCCGAGCTCAACGGCGTAGCTTGGCCCGCCCGTCTGGGACAAGAGGAAATGATGGTAAAAGATTAGCATTGCTGGGTGAACTTTTCGTTTAGAGGAATCAGTGCAGTTCTTGATCGATCAGCATCAGCATTGTCACTCTGATTGCGTGGTCACTCGGCTCTTTCTTCTCTAGAGTAGTTTGTCCATATGCCATGGCTACAGTCTACGCAGTGGAAATTTGTCCGCTGCTGGGCTGGGCTCTCTGACGAGACGCTTGCAAGAACGGACGCTGCG harbors:
- the LOC133887850 gene encoding protein LIGULELESS 1-like, with amino-acid sequence MMNIPAAANACDEFPYVPAPNPAPPSLLPIMEQESSIQREHLGYNLEANSLALLPPSNAGAAHHTTIDSHSPHDILQFYPSSHYLNAGNPYSHFAGSTFQPYYPPAQATPEYYFPTLVSSAEENMASFAATQLGLNLGYRTYFPPRGGYTYGHHPPRCQAEGCKADLSSAKRYHRRHKVCEHHSKAPVVVTAGGLHQRFCQQCSRFHLLDEFDDAKKSCRKRLADHNRRRRKSKPSDGDAADKKRAQANKAAAAKDKAGSSSKNMDIGDGLGTQILGSSLLSKEQDQAMDLGEVVKEAVDPKGKASMQQQAHHHGIHQQNHLGFPFPSSSDGSCFPQSQAISSDNTSNIAQVQEPSLAFHQHHQHSNILQLGQAMFDLDFDH
- the LOC133887795 gene encoding peroxidase 16-like yields the protein MARAHRSDGLLLRGAALLTVAVLSGIVGAARAQLRQNYYASTCPNAESTVRSVISQHLQQSFAVGPGTLRLFFHDCFVRGCDASVMLMARNGDDESHSGADATLSPDAVDAINKAKAAVEALPGCAGKVSCADILAMAARDVVSLTGGPSYAVELGRLDGKSFNRAIVKHALPGPGFNLNQLNSLFAQNGLTQTDMIALSGAHTIGVTHCDKFVRRIYTFKQRLPWNPPMNLDFLRSLRRVCPINYRPTAFAMLDATTPRVFDNAYFDNLRYNKGLLASDQVLFTDRRSRPTVNLFAANNTAFQEAFVAAMAKLGRIGLKRGSDGEVRRVCTAVN